A section of the Falco biarmicus isolate bFalBia1 chromosome 3, bFalBia1.pri, whole genome shotgun sequence genome encodes:
- the CITED4 gene encoding cbp/p300-interacting transactivator 4, translated as MAEHMMMSMSHGGTGLQSYRMGVSGLQGPPQHGQHVLRTLPAAGQMMPYGGAGMDGAMRSRPSLSGQMGHHQMQSAMMFNGPSQQQQYMGPVGTQQLMASMHLQKLNTQYQGHPLGMSNGPMGAGAQQYRAGPSQHPGMQHMPSPALTLNVMDTDLIDEEVLTSLVLELGLDRIQELPELFLGQNEFDFISDFVSKQQPSAISC; from the coding sequence ATGGCCGAGCACATGATGATGTCCATGAGCCACGGTGGCACCGGGCTGCAGAGCTACCGCATGGGAGTGagtgggctgcagggacccccGCAGCACGGGCAGCATGTGCTGAGGACGCTGCCCGCGGCCGGCCAGATGATGCCCTACGGAGGGGCTGGTATGGACGGTGCGATGAGGTCGAGACCCAGCCTCAGCGGACAGATGGGCCACCACCAGATGCAGAGCGCGATGATGTTCAATGGCCCgagtcagcagcagcagtacatGGGGCCGGTGGGCACCCAGCAGCTCATGGCTAGCATGCACCTACAAAAACTCAACACCCAGTACCAGGGCCACCCGCTGGGTATGAGCAACGGGCCCATGGGAGCTGGTGCCCAGCAGTACAGAGCGGGGCCAAGCCAGCACCCGGGCATGCAGCACATGCCCTCACCGGCACTGACCTTGAACGTTATGGACACTGATCTCATAGATGAGGAGGTCTTGACGTCCCTTGTCCTGGAACTGGGGTTGGACCGGATTCAGGAGCTGCCAGAGCTATTCTTGGGACAGAACGAGTTCGACTTCATTTCAGACTTTGTTAGCAAACAGCAACCTAGTGCCATCAGCTGTTGA